One genomic window of Oncorhynchus clarkii lewisi isolate Uvic-CL-2024 chromosome 5, UVic_Ocla_1.0, whole genome shotgun sequence includes the following:
- the LOC139408916 gene encoding uncharacterized protein translates to MKGDVHREYLSPDLNLLRMYRLYKENNTTSSAKFWVYRDIFKQQSLNFGQPRSDTCGKCDAFFTKMSAATSEEEKRKIAVESELHHRKAEKAYTQLQSDTEWAKANADCHVIYVDLQGVMYTPNLTHSNVYYQRQLSNFNFCIQVLGKEDPAYMCVWHEGIAHRGSIEVASCIMKWVKTKFTPLTKPEVRKLIIFSDRCCGQNNNWRMLNLMSMLVSMGYFTQVEQKFMVSGHSFLPCDRSFATIEKRRKVSVLHTPDDVSKIILEAQPAKPFKVMRMQCEDFRHLPDSVLKRPAGLQITSVRWLKVTVEDPWNLYAKQSHSLFEGWKSWLISKPKQGATPQLPYFASHYPRAYESPLPIKKTSTKI, encoded by the exons ATGAAGGgggatgtacacagagaatacCTCAGCCCTGATCTGAATTTGTTGCGAATGTACCGACTCTACAAAGAGAATAATACCACATCATCTGCAAAATTCTGGGTTTATAGGGACATTTTCAAACAGCAGAGTCTCAATTTCGGCCAACCCAGGAGTGACACCTGTGGCAAATGTGACGCATTCTTCACTAAGATGTCAGCAGCAACAtctgaagaggagaagaggaagattgCAGTTGAAAGTGAGTTACACCATCGAAAAGCCGAAAAGGCCTACACACAGCTTCAAAGTGACACTGAGTGGGCTAAAGCCAATGCTGACTGCCATGTCATTTATGTGGATCTACAGGGGGTGATGTACACCCCTAATCTGACCCACTCCAATGTCTACTACCAGCGGCAGCTGTCAAATTTTAACTTTTGCATCCAGGTACTTGGAAAAGAAGATCCTGCATACATGTGTGTTTGGCATGAGGGGATTGCACACCGAGGGTCCATTGAGGTGGCAAGCTGCATAATGAAGTGGGTGAAGACAAAATTCACGCCACTCACCAAACCAGAGGTGCGCAAGTTGATCATATTCAGTGACAGATGCTGTGGGCAGAATAACAACTGGCGGATGCTCAATCTGATGTCGATGCTCGTCTCTATGGGTTACTTTACCCAAGTTGAGCAGAAGTTCATGGTCTCTGGTCATTCTTTTCTTCCTTGTGATCGATCTTTTGCCACCATCGAGAAGAGGCGCAAGGTGTCAGTCCTTCATACACCTGATGATGTTTCAAAGATTATACTTGAAGCACAACCAGCAAAACCATTCAAGGTGATGAGGATGCAATGTGAAGACTTCAGGCATCTCCCAGATTCTGTCCTCAAGCGACCAGCTGGACTACAGATCACCTCAGTGAGGTGGTTAAAAGTCACAG TTGAGGATCCTTGGAATCTGTACGCCAAACAGAGCCACAGTCTATTTGAGGGATGGAAGTCGTGGCTGATCTCCAAACCAAAACAAGGAGCTACACCTCAACTTCCCTATTTTGCAAGCCACTACCCTAGAGCATATGAGAGTCCTCTGCCCATCAAAAAAACAAGTACCAAGATCTGA